A single window of Chitinophaga sp. XS-30 DNA harbors:
- a CDS encoding nucleotidyltransferase family protein, which translates to MTDLRTIKQILLQLKPELVDKYHVRSIGLFGSVVRDDFSAASDIDIIVDFSQPVGIEFIDLADYIEKKMKRPVDLVSRNGIKQKYYKEIEPEIVYV; encoded by the coding sequence ATGACAGACTTGCGGACCATAAAACAAATATTGCTGCAATTGAAACCGGAATTGGTGGATAAATACCATGTCCGGTCTATTGGGTTATTTGGCTCTGTTGTAAGGGATGATTTCTCCGCTGCGAGCGACATTGATATAATTGTGGATTTCAGCCAGCCTGTCGGCATTGAATTCATAGATTTGGCCGACTACATCGAGAAAAAAATGAAGCGTCCCGTTGATCTCGTTTCGAGAAACGGTATCAAACAGAAATATTATAAGGAAATAGAACCCGAAATAGTCTATGTCTAA
- a CDS encoding sulfite exporter TauE/SafE family protein, translating to MDLLSVLLLVGLGFFIGTFGTLIGAGGGFILMPLLLLMYPDMPPDVLTSISLSVVFLNATSGSIAYARKKRIDYRSAIIFAVATLPGAVAGAMITTVISRHAFNIILGLLLIAVSVFLMLKPQQGAYAAKMNRGRCVDRHVVERNGEEHRFSFNIWTGILISFAVGFLSSLLGIGGGIIHVPALISLLNFPIHIATATSHLILAVMALAGTVVHIIQGSFQQGWQTAAAIGAGVIMGAQLGAGLSGKVKPKGIILALAGALLIVGVRLIFA from the coding sequence ATGGACCTGTTGTCTGTATTGTTATTAGTTGGACTAGGATTTTTTATCGGCACGTTCGGTACGCTCATCGGTGCCGGCGGCGGTTTTATACTGATGCCGCTGCTATTGCTGATGTACCCCGACATGCCCCCTGACGTCCTTACCAGTATCTCTCTTTCCGTCGTCTTTCTCAATGCGACTTCAGGCTCCATTGCCTATGCACGCAAAAAGCGTATCGACTACCGCTCCGCCATCATCTTCGCAGTAGCCACACTGCCAGGCGCTGTTGCCGGCGCCATGATCACCACCGTGATCTCCCGCCATGCCTTTAATATTATTCTCGGCCTGTTGCTGATCGCCGTATCGGTTTTTCTCATGCTGAAGCCGCAGCAGGGCGCTTATGCCGCCAAAATGAACCGCGGCAGGTGTGTGGACCGCCATGTGGTTGAACGCAACGGGGAGGAACACCGCTTTTCGTTCAATATCTGGACGGGGATCCTCATCAGTTTTGCGGTCGGTTTCCTGAGTAGCCTGCTTGGCATTGGCGGCGGCATCATCCATGTTCCCGCACTCATCAGCCTCCTGAATTTCCCGATACATATCGCCACAGCCACCTCCCATCTGATACTGGCCGTGATGGCGCTGGCCGGAACCGTTGTACACATCATCCAGGGCAGCTTCCAGCAGGGATGGCAGACCGCCGCGGCCATTGGCGCCGGCGTGATCATGGGTGCGCAGCTGGGTGCCGGGCTATCGGGCAAAGTCAAGCCCAAAGGCATCATTCTTGCACTTGCAGGGGCCTTGCTGATCGTAGGCGTACGGCTGATCTTCGCCTGA
- a CDS encoding SdpI family protein, whose translation MKQTGLVKEVLLLALVILPMVYLGAIWNSLPEIIPTNFNLNGVPDRAGDKSEFLLLMIFLFFTNALLYFLFRYVPKVEEDETTAAEVAAHVRAYYGIRFRIHIYLAVFTSLIIYLVSAGRELFLEKWVFVGVGVLIVFIGFYLRRLEPNNFVGVRTPWTLKEVGIWRETHRMAGLLWIFVGIGIIVGGIFLTVVSGVFLFIFAAGALAALPYIYSYRLFYKTQG comes from the coding sequence ATGAAACAAACAGGCCTTGTCAAAGAAGTGCTGTTGCTCGCACTTGTGATATTGCCGATGGTGTACCTCGGCGCGATCTGGAATAGCCTTCCGGAGATCATCCCCACCAATTTCAACCTGAACGGCGTGCCGGACAGGGCGGGGGATAAAAGTGAGTTCCTTTTACTGATGATTTTCCTGTTCTTCACCAACGCGTTGCTGTATTTTCTCTTTCGTTATGTACCGAAAGTGGAGGAGGACGAAACCACGGCGGCAGAGGTGGCGGCCCATGTACGGGCGTATTACGGGATCCGTTTCAGGATACATATTTATCTCGCTGTATTTACTTCGCTGATCATTTATCTCGTGAGCGCGGGCCGGGAGCTTTTCCTGGAAAAATGGGTATTTGTGGGCGTGGGCGTGCTGATCGTCTTCATCGGTTTCTATCTGCGCCGGCTGGAGCCCAATAACTTTGTGGGTGTCCGTACGCCCTGGACGCTGAAGGAGGTCGGTATCTGGAGGGAGACGCACCGCATGGCCGGTTTATTATGGATATTCGTAGGGATCGGGATCATTGTGGGTGGAATATTCCTCACTGTGGTGAGCGGGGTGTTCCTGTTCATCTTCGCGGCGGGCGCACTGGCGGCGCTGCCCTACATCTATTCTTACCGGCTTTTCTATAAAACGCAGGGATAA
- a CDS encoding ligase-associated DNA damage response DEXH box helicase, protein MKNTTGWQAIEQWLAAKELKPFAFQEEAWEHYLAGRSGLVNAPTGFGKTFSLFLGVLIRWMNEQPAYHHQTNNGLQLLWVTPLRALAKDIGRAMEEALHELHIPWKVGIRSGDTATHVREQQKKQMPEVLIITPESIHILLAQKDYARRFSSLHTIVVDEWHELLGSKRGVLVELGISRLKGLQGKHLQTWGISATIGNLEEALDVLMGQSGQPAAIIRAEVRKEIAVHCILPDEIEKYPWAGHMGLKLLHKVLPVIHASKTTLLFTNTRGQSEIWYQQILKQCPELAGAIALHHGSIDSELRIWVEEALHTGTLKLVVCTSSLDLGVDFRPVDTVIQVGSPKGVARFLQRAGRSGHRPDAVSNIWFLPTHSLELVEAAALKDAMKINLIESRMPVVLAFDVLLQYLMTLGVSDGFNAEQIWQEVTATFCYRDLQPEEWQWILAFLTTGGEALHSYDEFRKLHRVGDEYHCVSRQQAMRHRLHIGTIVSDAMLKVRFMTGGFIGLIEEYFISRLSPGDTFSLSGQNLEYVMIKDMTVIVRRSKSKKSIVPSWNGGRMPLSANLGMMLRRKFHEAMSGTAQEEEVLILQPLFELQQALSHIPREDELLMEQIETKDGYHLFVYPFEGRLVHEVMATLLAWRISRRHPITFSLAMNDYGFELLSDQPIPVDDTNVQELFSLEQLTQDLQSSVNATEMARRKFRDIAVIAGLIFQGFPGKHKANRHLQSSASLLFNVFHDYDPQNILLRQAFNEAFFYQMEEARLRETMERIYHNKIVITFPQRLTPFCFPIKVDSLREQLTSEKLEDRIKKMIIW, encoded by the coding sequence ATGAAAAACACAACCGGATGGCAGGCGATAGAACAGTGGCTGGCAGCAAAGGAGCTGAAGCCATTTGCTTTTCAGGAAGAAGCCTGGGAACACTATCTTGCCGGCCGCTCGGGCCTCGTTAATGCCCCAACCGGCTTCGGAAAAACCTTCTCCCTTTTCCTTGGTGTGCTCATCCGCTGGATGAATGAACAACCGGCATATCACCATCAAACCAACAATGGGCTGCAACTGCTGTGGGTAACGCCGCTGCGCGCACTCGCCAAAGATATCGGCAGAGCCATGGAAGAAGCCCTGCACGAACTGCACATTCCCTGGAAAGTGGGCATCCGCAGCGGTGATACAGCCACACATGTAAGGGAACAACAGAAAAAACAGATGCCGGAAGTCCTGATCATCACACCGGAATCCATTCACATTCTGCTTGCGCAAAAAGATTATGCCCGGCGTTTTTCCTCATTACATACAATAGTGGTGGATGAATGGCATGAACTGCTGGGCAGCAAACGCGGCGTGTTGGTGGAACTGGGGATCAGCCGGCTGAAAGGGCTTCAGGGCAAGCATTTGCAGACCTGGGGGATATCCGCCACCATCGGTAACCTGGAAGAAGCCCTGGATGTACTGATGGGCCAGTCCGGTCAGCCTGCCGCCATCATACGCGCCGAAGTGCGCAAGGAGATCGCCGTACATTGCATCCTGCCTGACGAGATCGAAAAATACCCCTGGGCCGGGCATATGGGGCTTAAACTGCTGCATAAAGTACTGCCGGTGATACATGCCAGCAAAACCACCCTGTTGTTTACCAACACCCGCGGCCAGTCCGAGATATGGTATCAGCAGATACTCAAACAATGCCCGGAACTGGCCGGCGCTATTGCCTTGCATCACGGCTCCATTGACAGTGAACTGCGGATATGGGTGGAAGAAGCCCTGCATACCGGCACGCTCAAACTGGTTGTCTGCACCTCCAGTCTGGACCTCGGGGTGGATTTCCGGCCCGTTGACACCGTGATACAGGTAGGCAGCCCTAAAGGCGTAGCGCGGTTCCTGCAGCGCGCAGGCAGAAGCGGCCACCGGCCGGATGCCGTGAGCAATATCTGGTTCCTGCCCACTCATTCCCTGGAACTGGTGGAAGCCGCTGCGCTGAAAGATGCCATGAAAATAAATCTCATCGAAAGCCGCATGCCGGTGGTGCTCGCATTTGATGTACTGCTGCAATACCTGATGACCCTCGGCGTGTCCGATGGCTTTAACGCGGAACAGATATGGCAGGAAGTGACCGCCACTTTCTGTTACCGGGACCTCCAACCCGAAGAATGGCAATGGATACTGGCGTTTCTGACCACCGGCGGAGAAGCATTGCACAGCTACGATGAATTCCGCAAGCTGCACCGCGTAGGCGATGAATACCATTGCGTCAGCCGTCAGCAGGCCATGCGCCACCGCCTGCATATCGGCACGATCGTGAGCGATGCTATGCTGAAAGTGCGGTTCATGACAGGCGGGTTCATCGGGCTGATAGAAGAATATTTCATTTCCCGTTTGTCCCCGGGAGATACCTTCAGCCTGAGCGGACAAAACCTGGAATATGTGATGATCAAGGATATGACGGTGATCGTGCGAAGATCCAAATCGAAAAAAAGTATTGTGCCCAGCTGGAATGGCGGCCGGATGCCGCTTTCCGCCAACCTTGGCATGATGCTGCGGCGAAAGTTCCACGAGGCCATGTCCGGCACCGCGCAGGAAGAAGAAGTGCTGATCCTGCAACCCCTGTTCGAACTGCAGCAAGCCCTCTCGCACATCCCGCGGGAAGACGAATTGCTGATGGAACAGATCGAGACGAAAGACGGGTATCATCTTTTCGTCTATCCTTTTGAAGGACGGCTGGTACATGAAGTCATGGCAACTTTGCTGGCCTGGCGCATCAGCCGGCGGCACCCGATCACATTTTCGCTGGCAATGAACGACTACGGTTTCGAGCTGCTTTCTGATCAGCCTATCCCGGTAGACGATACCAATGTGCAGGAGCTTTTTTCGCTGGAGCAGCTGACGCAGGATCTGCAAAGCAGTGTGAATGCCACGGAAATGGCGCGGCGGAAATTCAGGGATATTGCCGTGATAGCAGGATTGATATTCCAGGGATTTCCGGGAAAGCACAAGGCCAACCGGCACCTGCAATCATCCGCTTCGCTGCTGTTCAACGTTTTTCACGACTACGATCCGCAAAATATTCTCCTTCGCCAGGCGTTCAATGAAGCATTCTTTTACCAGATGGAAGAAGCCCGCCTCCGGGAAACAATGGAACGCATCTATCATAACAAGATCGTGATCACTTTTCCGCAAAGGCTGACACCTTTCTGCTTCCCGATCAAGGTGGACAGCTTGCGGGAACAGCTGACCAGTGAAAAACTGGAAGACCGGATCAAAAAAATGATCATTTGGTAA
- the pdeM gene encoding ligase-associated DNA damage response endonuclease PdeM, protein MEDVSFEWKEQHWRLSAGRAVYWEEEQTLILADLHAGKSAHFRKAGIAVPANIVQEDLYRLQQLITKYCPVRVIVVGDMFHSSANNDVQYFRIWRQQFPHIHFMLITGNHDILEPAMYDDLRISLQDTLSLRNIFFVHDAADTPETLKDQYVLSGHIHPGVRLVGYGKQSLRLPCFYFGPDAAVLPAFSHFTGTYSLEPEPASAVFVIAEKKVFRV, encoded by the coding sequence TTGGAAGACGTTTCATTTGAGTGGAAGGAACAACACTGGCGGTTGTCCGCCGGAAGAGCCGTGTATTGGGAGGAGGAACAAACCCTGATCCTGGCGGACCTGCATGCAGGCAAATCGGCCCACTTCCGGAAAGCCGGCATTGCCGTTCCGGCGAATATTGTGCAGGAAGACCTTTATCGTCTGCAGCAGCTGATCACGAAGTATTGCCCGGTCCGGGTGATCGTTGTGGGGGATATGTTTCACAGTTCCGCCAACAATGATGTGCAATATTTCAGGATATGGCGGCAACAGTTCCCGCATATTCATTTTATGCTGATCACCGGCAACCACGATATTCTTGAACCGGCCATGTACGATGATCTCCGCATCAGCCTGCAGGATACATTGAGCCTCCGTAATATATTCTTTGTACATGATGCCGCTGATACTCCCGAAACACTGAAAGACCAGTATGTGCTGTCCGGGCATATCCATCCGGGAGTGCGGTTGGTGGGATATGGAAAACAAAGCCTGCGGCTGCCCTGCTTTTATTTTGGTCCTGATGCGGCGGTACTGCCGGCGTTCAGTCATTTTACCGGTACTTATTCGCTGGAGCCGGAACCGGCATCTGCGGTGTTTGTGATTGCGGAGAAGAAGGTGTTCCGGGTGTAG
- a CDS encoding cytochrome B — protein sequence MQHTLVIIHSLVRWLILLFGIWAVIRALMGVSGKSAYSSSDAKAGLFFMIFLDIQMLLGIVLLFISPFVSFDMGTTMKSPGLRFFTVEHTIMAIIAIALVHIGRGKIKKLTDDAKKHRTALIFFGLALIVILALIPWPFREALGRGWFPQF from the coding sequence ATGCAACATACTTTAGTGATCATCCATTCACTCGTAAGATGGCTGATCCTGCTTTTTGGCATCTGGGCGGTTATTCGTGCATTGATGGGCGTTAGCGGCAAATCCGCATACAGTTCTTCCGATGCAAAGGCAGGGCTTTTTTTCATGATCTTCCTGGACATCCAGATGCTGCTGGGCATTGTGCTGTTGTTCATCAGCCCTTTTGTGAGCTTCGATATGGGCACCACCATGAAGTCCCCGGGGCTCCGTTTCTTCACGGTTGAACACACGATCATGGCCATCATTGCTATTGCACTGGTACATATCGGTCGCGGCAAGATCAAAAAACTGACGGACGATGCAAAAAAACACCGTACCGCGCTGATATTCTTCGGCCTGGCCCTGATCGTGATCCTGGCCCTTATTCCCTGGCCGTTCCGGGAAGCCCTGGGCAGGGGGTGGTTTCCGCAATTCTAG
- a CDS encoding DNA polymerase III subunit alpha translates to MYLNCKTWFSLRYGTISTSQLVGLAKEYGITSLALTNINATTDAWVFVRECREQQIKPVLGLECRNGNAFCYILLAQDMEGWLQINRFLSAHLMNGTPFPATAPYLAHTFVIYAWGARDPETLAPHELAGIRPREINKLFRTDTKRYADKLVILQPLTFQDAGQHQLHCVLRAIDNNLLISQLPPEETAGTDERFITPYQLLEHFKAHPHIVRNTLLVMEQCEIDFTFGRQLNKKYFTGSREADRERLRALALEGMERRYTAPAKREAARERIEKELRIIDQANFNAYFLITWDIVRYARHRGFFYVGRGSGANSIIAYCLEITNVDPIKLDLYFERFLNPHRTAPPDFDIDFSWADRDQVIDYIFKRHGEEHTALLGTISTFQTNAIVRELGKVYGLPRQEIDKILENPYQVKLGGDPVHQRIITFGTMLANKKHAFPNHLSIHAGGILISEAPIHQYCTTYMPPKGFSTAQMDMHIAESAGLHKFDILSQRGLGHIRDSLDIIRRNKGVEIDIHDVEHFMEDENVRNALRTVDTIGCFYIESPAMRQLLKKLACDDYITLVAASSIIRPGVAQAGMMRQYVHNFHAPEKVEYLHPIMKKLLGETYGVMVYQEDVIKVAHHYADLELADADTLRRAMGGKYRGEDNFGKIEQLFFDNCAKLGRPEAVSREVWRQIASFANFSFSKAHSASFAVESYQSLYLKTYYPAEFMVAVINNFGGFYNRELYFRELEKTGVHIFPPCINNSSYLTDIRGNEVFTGFIHVDSLEEAWIKKVLEDRERDGPFTGFENFVEREAPAPAQLEILIRIGAFNFSGYTKKELLWKSSALLKHAAADELHPRLFREPSRDWELPDLAYHRHEDAFEEIALLGFPLCSPFEVLDHDQRHYLPGAQFAQHLGRNICTLGYLVCLKHVYTSKNEPMCFGTFLDREGTFMDTVHFPASLRQYPFQKSGFYILEGKIIEEFGVFTLDVERMRKIGYFEDKPVETGAMRNSLSL, encoded by the coding sequence ATGTATCTCAATTGCAAAACCTGGTTCAGCCTGCGGTATGGGACCATCAGCACCAGTCAGTTGGTTGGTCTTGCAAAAGAATACGGTATTACGTCCCTGGCATTAACGAACATCAACGCCACAACGGATGCCTGGGTGTTCGTCAGGGAATGCCGGGAGCAGCAGATCAAACCTGTCCTCGGGCTGGAATGCCGCAATGGCAACGCTTTCTGCTATATATTGCTGGCGCAGGATATGGAAGGCTGGTTGCAGATCAACCGTTTTTTGTCCGCCCACCTGATGAACGGCACTCCCTTTCCCGCGACCGCGCCCTATCTCGCCCATACGTTTGTTATTTATGCCTGGGGCGCCAGGGACCCGGAAACACTGGCCCCACACGAGCTAGCGGGAATAAGGCCGCGGGAGATCAACAAACTCTTCCGCACCGATACAAAACGGTATGCGGACAAGCTGGTGATCCTGCAGCCGCTCACTTTCCAGGACGCCGGCCAGCATCAACTGCATTGCGTACTAAGGGCGATCGACAACAATCTGCTGATCAGCCAGCTCCCCCCGGAAGAAACCGCGGGCACAGATGAGCGCTTTATTACACCTTATCAGCTGCTGGAGCATTTCAAAGCGCATCCGCACATCGTCAGAAATACCCTGCTGGTCATGGAGCAATGCGAAATAGATTTTACATTCGGCCGGCAGCTTAATAAAAAATATTTCACCGGCAGCCGGGAAGCGGACCGGGAACGGCTGCGGGCACTTGCGCTGGAGGGGATGGAACGGCGTTACACCGCCCCCGCGAAGCGGGAAGCAGCCAGGGAAAGGATAGAGAAAGAATTGCGTATCATCGATCAGGCGAACTTCAATGCGTACTTCCTGATCACCTGGGACATTGTGCGCTATGCCCGGCATCGCGGATTCTTTTATGTTGGGCGCGGCAGCGGCGCCAATTCCATTATCGCTTATTGCCTGGAGATCACCAATGTAGATCCGATCAAACTGGACCTGTATTTTGAGCGTTTCCTCAATCCCCACCGCACAGCGCCGCCGGATTTCGATATTGATTTCTCCTGGGCGGACCGGGACCAGGTCATCGATTACATCTTCAAACGCCATGGTGAGGAACACACCGCACTCCTGGGCACGATCAGCACATTCCAGACCAATGCCATCGTCCGGGAACTGGGTAAGGTGTACGGGCTTCCCAGGCAGGAGATCGACAAAATACTGGAAAACCCTTACCAGGTAAAGCTTGGCGGAGACCCGGTGCATCAGCGGATCATTACGTTCGGGACCATGCTGGCCAATAAAAAACACGCCTTCCCCAATCATCTGAGCATCCATGCCGGCGGCATCCTCATCAGCGAAGCGCCCATTCATCAATACTGCACCACGTACATGCCGCCCAAAGGATTCAGCACTGCGCAAATGGATATGCATATTGCAGAATCTGCGGGACTGCACAAATTCGATATTCTCAGCCAGCGCGGCCTCGGGCATATCCGCGATTCGCTGGACATCATCCGCCGGAACAAAGGCGTGGAAATTGATATTCATGATGTGGAGCATTTCATGGAAGACGAAAACGTACGAAATGCCCTGCGCACCGTCGATACGATCGGTTGTTTCTATATCGAATCCCCGGCCATGCGGCAATTGCTGAAAAAACTGGCCTGCGATGATTACATCACCCTCGTTGCCGCCAGCTCCATCATCCGGCCCGGCGTAGCGCAAGCCGGCATGATGCGGCAATACGTGCATAATTTTCATGCCCCGGAAAAAGTGGAATACCTGCATCCCATCATGAAAAAGCTGCTGGGTGAAACCTACGGGGTCATGGTGTACCAGGAGGATGTGATCAAGGTAGCCCATCATTATGCCGACCTGGAACTGGCGGATGCGGATACCCTTCGCAGGGCGATGGGCGGTAAATACCGGGGAGAAGATAATTTCGGGAAGATAGAGCAGCTCTTTTTCGATAACTGTGCAAAACTGGGCCGCCCGGAAGCGGTGAGCCGGGAGGTATGGCGACAGATCGCCAGCTTCGCCAACTTCTCTTTTTCCAAGGCCCATTCAGCCAGCTTTGCCGTAGAGAGTTACCAAAGCCTGTACCTTAAAACCTATTATCCCGCCGAATTCATGGTGGCCGTGATCAATAACTTCGGCGGGTTCTACAACCGCGAGCTTTATTTCCGCGAACTGGAAAAGACCGGCGTACATATATTCCCGCCCTGCATCAACAACAGCAGTTACCTGACCGATATCAGGGGCAATGAGGTGTTCACAGGATTCATTCATGTAGACAGCCTGGAAGAAGCCTGGATAAAAAAAGTGCTGGAAGACCGGGAACGGGACGGGCCTTTTACAGGGTTCGAGAACTTTGTTGAAAGGGAAGCCCCCGCGCCGGCGCAATTGGAAATACTCATCCGGATCGGGGCATTTAATTTTTCCGGATACACAAAAAAAGAGCTGTTATGGAAAAGCTCGGCCCTGCTGAAGCATGCCGCCGCAGATGAGCTGCATCCCCGTCTGTTCCGGGAACCTTCGCGCGACTGGGAACTGCCGGACCTGGCATACCACCGGCATGAGGACGCTTTTGAAGAAATAGCCCTGCTGGGATTCCCGCTTTGCTCTCCTTTTGAGGTGCTGGACCACGACCAGCGCCATTATCTGCCGGGCGCTCAATTTGCGCAGCACCTCGGCAGAAACATCTGCACACTCGGCTATCTCGTATGCCTCAAACATGTGTACACCAGCAAGAATGAACCGATGTGCTTCGGCACGTTCCTGGACCGGGAAGGCACATTCATGGACACCGTGCATTTTCCCGCCAGCCTGCGGCAATATCCTTTTCAGAAAAGCGGGTTTTACATCCTGGAAGGAAAGATTATAGAAGAATTCGGGGTGTTTACCCTCGATGTGGAGCGAATGCGGAAGATCGGGTACTTTGAGGATAAACCTGTGGAAACCGGAGCGATGCGGAATAGTCTGAGCCTGTAG
- the dinB gene encoding DNA polymerase IV yields the protein MSMLLDGQRTIAHFDMDSFFVSVECKKDRSLKGKPLLVGGRSDRAVVAACSYEARKFGIHSAMPMKVALRLCPHAIVRGGDMEEYSRHSREVTEIIAGIAPLYEKSSIDEFYLDLTGMDKYFGSLKWTSELRQKIIKQTDLPISLGLASNKMVSKVATNEAKPNGQLSIPFGQEKLFLAPMDIGKIPMVGKETAAQLRRRGVETVKTLSEIPIGLLEAWLGKNGISLWNKANGIDESPVIPYHEQKSVSTENTFGTDTIDMDLLHCELVRMTEKTAFELRSQNKLTGCVTVKIRYSDFETVTRQMSIPYTASDHILLEKVKELFRKLYDKRLLVRLIGVRFSHLVSGNYQISLFDDTAEMVALYQAIDSIKSQYGWQYLVRGSTQQSRFREKLMPYQKEQRELVWKKRYPAG from the coding sequence ATGAGTATGTTGCTGGATGGTCAGCGCACGATCGCGCATTTTGACATGGATAGCTTCTTTGTTTCCGTCGAATGCAAGAAAGACCGGAGCCTCAAAGGGAAGCCGTTGCTGGTGGGCGGGCGTAGTGACCGGGCCGTGGTGGCCGCCTGCAGCTATGAAGCGCGAAAGTTTGGCATTCATTCCGCCATGCCCATGAAAGTGGCCCTGCGGCTTTGTCCACATGCCATTGTCCGCGGCGGGGACATGGAAGAATACAGCAGGCATTCCCGGGAGGTAACAGAGATCATCGCCGGTATAGCGCCACTGTATGAAAAGTCGTCCATCGATGAATTCTACCTGGATCTGACCGGCATGGATAAATATTTCGGATCGCTGAAATGGACAAGCGAACTGCGGCAAAAGATCATCAAACAAACCGATCTGCCCATTTCGCTTGGCCTGGCATCCAACAAAATGGTTTCCAAAGTGGCGACCAACGAGGCGAAGCCTAATGGCCAGCTATCCATCCCTTTCGGACAGGAAAAGCTGTTCCTCGCACCGATGGACATTGGTAAAATACCCATGGTAGGCAAAGAAACCGCCGCCCAGCTGCGGCGCAGAGGAGTGGAAACCGTAAAGACGCTGAGCGAGATCCCCATCGGCCTGCTGGAAGCCTGGCTGGGGAAAAATGGCATATCCCTCTGGAATAAAGCCAACGGTATTGACGAATCACCTGTTATCCCCTATCATGAACAAAAATCCGTGTCTACAGAAAACACTTTCGGCACAGATACGATAGATATGGACCTGCTGCATTGTGAACTGGTACGGATGACGGAAAAAACAGCCTTTGAGCTGCGTTCGCAGAACAAGCTGACGGGATGTGTGACCGTGAAGATCCGGTATTCCGATTTTGAAACGGTCACCAGGCAGATGAGCATCCCGTACACCGCCAGCGATCATATTCTGCTGGAGAAAGTAAAAGAGCTCTTCCGCAAATTGTATGACAAGAGGTTGCTGGTGAGACTGATCGGCGTCCGCTTCAGCCATCTTGTGTCGGGCAACTACCAGATCAGCCTTTTTGATGATACGGCAGAAATGGTTGCTTTATACCAGGCGATAGACAGTATTAAAAGTCAATATGGCTGGCAATACCTGGTGCGGGGCAGCACGCAGCAGAGCCGGTTCCGGGAAAAGCTGATGCCCTACCAGAAGGAGCAGCGGGAACTGGTATGGAAAAAGCGGTATCCGGCGGGATGA
- a CDS encoding LexA family transcriptional regulator produces the protein MSTVCRNLKYLRKQKGWTQQEFADRLNIKRSLLGAYEEERAEPRTEVLEQVSDMFRVSIDDLLRRDLSSQKESFLERRRQQKLGSNNRQNVVFVPVKAAAGYLAGFNDDEFIEELNTFTLPMLGAGSYRAFEIAGDSMLPTPSGSVVVCHKVEGWEDIRNNEAYVVVTNREGIVYKRVLKSNRSKSKVTLVSDNPQYDPYPVNMEEVLEIWQADAVIQKMGQQHRMSVNHLAGMVNQLQEQVSLLKKQMKN, from the coding sequence ATGTCTACTGTTTGCCGTAATCTGAAATATCTGCGCAAGCAAAAAGGCTGGACGCAGCAGGAATTTGCAGACCGTTTAAATATCAAACGCTCCTTGCTTGGGGCGTATGAGGAAGAACGGGCCGAGCCGCGCACAGAAGTGCTGGAACAGGTCAGCGATATGTTTCGTGTATCGATCGATGACCTGTTGCGCAGAGATCTGAGCTCCCAGAAGGAGAGCTTCCTGGAAAGGCGCCGCCAGCAAAAGCTGGGGAGCAATAACCGCCAGAATGTGGTCTTCGTACCCGTAAAAGCCGCTGCCGGTTACCTGGCTGGTTTTAATGATGATGAATTTATCGAAGAACTGAACACCTTTACCCTGCCCATGCTGGGTGCAGGAAGTTACCGGGCCTTCGAGATCGCAGGGGACTCCATGCTGCCTACGCCCTCCGGCTCGGTCGTCGTTTGCCACAAAGTAGAAGGATGGGAAGATATCCGGAACAATGAGGCATACGTTGTTGTGACGAACCGGGAAGGCATCGTGTATAAAAGAGTGCTCAAAAGCAACCGCTCCAAAAGCAAGGTGACCCTCGTATCGGATAATCCGCAATACGATCCCTATCCTGTTAATATGGAAGAAGTACTGGAGATCTGGCAGGCCGATGCGGTCATTCAGAAAATGGGGCAACAGCACCGCATGAGTGTAAACCACCTCGCCGGTATGGTCAACCAGTTGCAGGAACAGGTGAGCCTGCTCAAAAAGCAGATGAAAAATTAA